TAGTTATACTTAATATTGACCTATTCCTAGTCCTTGTTGAATATTTGGAAATGTAAACCTGTGTAATGTTGTGAATTCTGCAGTCACTTCTGCgaactaaataaaacttatagcATGTTGAATGCATTTATTTACCATGCAATCCCGAAATATtatccttatttttttatggattAATATTGCACCTGAATTCAAAAACGTGACGGCTTATATAAGATGTTAGCACCATggagttattaaaaacaaatgtatttacaaatcatatatttatgtaaagtttCGTCGTACTTAATCTagattttgtacattttattcgtaatgattaaattaatacttttcaCTACAAACTAAAGCATAGCGTCAGGAGCGCGGCTTACAGAGAGGCTGAGACACTGGATACACACACACAGTGGCAACATGGCCGCGCTACATGTTAACATATCTATCTTGAACAATGATCATACTTGTTTACGATGTTGTACTCTTACACATATACTGCTTAAATATCACTTTTAATATGTAAGGTTTCAATAAGccttagtattaaaaaatgtattgcttTAAATGGCAATCTATGTCCAAAAGTACATGATAAATAGTTGACTGTTccttttatagtttaaaaatactttaatgtaTGCTTAATACACGTAACCGCCGTTAGAGTCGTAGCTTTGGTTGATGGTGGCCGGCACGCCGCTGGAATATCCGCCGCCTGTTGCGCCCCCGTGGCCCGCCCCGCCAGTACTGTAGCCGCCGCCGTTCGAGGAACCTCCCGAAGAGTAACCGCCGGAACCCGCGGAAGCGTAGCCACCACTAGCCCCGCCGGACGAGTAGCCACCTGCGCCGCTCGCCGAGTAGCTGCCCGCGCCAGACGAGGCGTAACCGCCCGATCCGCCAGATGAGAAGCTACCTGCACCACTGGAAGAATAACTTCCAGCTCCGTCCGACGAGAATCCGCCGGCGCCGCTGTAAGAATAGCCCCCGGATCCGTGCCCGCTAGAAGAGTGACCACCGGAACTGGATCCGCTGGCGGAAAATCCGCCCGATCCACTAGTTGAGTATCCGCCGGAGCCGTGACCTCCAGAAGAGTGGCCGGAGTTAGAAGTACTGTAGCTGCTCGATGGAGTGCCGTAGGAAGTGGAAGGAGGACCATAGCTTGAAGAAGGTGCCGAAACGGACGGGGCGCCGTAGCTGGAGGACGGGCCACTGTTGCCGAAACTACTGCCGCCGAAGCCACTACTTCCGAAGGCACTGCCACCGCTGCTGCTGAAGCCGCCGCCGTGACCAACAGAAGGAGCGCCAAATGAGCTGGATGGTGCGCCGTACGAGCTAGATGGAGTGCCGTAAGAACTGGAAGGCTTTGGCGCACCATAGCTTGTCGAGGGTCCTGTGGGTACACCATAGCTAGTCGCCGGAGGTTTGGCGGGGGTGCCGTAGCTCGTAGAAGGAGGACTGTACGAGCTTGACGGTGCAAATCCACCGTGAGATCCTGAAGATGGCGCTCCGTAACTAGAAGATGGTGCACCGTACGAACTGGATGGAGCAGAACTGCCGTGAGATCCTGAAGAAGGTGCTCCGTAGCTAGAAGATGGCGCTCCGTAGGAGCTCGATGGCGCTGAATGAGAACTCGATGATGGGGCTCCGTAACTAGATGAAGGAGCACCATATGAGCTGGATGGCACAGAGAAGCCCTGAGAACCGGATGAGGGAGCGCCGTACGAGCTCGATGGAGCTGAGCTGCCATGTGAGGATGCCGAAGGAGCCCCGTAACTTGACGATGGAGCACCGTATGAGCTGGAAGGCGCTGGTGCACCATAACTTGACGACGGGGCGCCATAACTAGAGGATGGCTTAGATGCAGGTGCCCCATAACTCGACGAAGGAGTTCCATAACTCGACGACGGTTTGTGCGCGGGAGCGCCGTAACTCGACGACGGGGCTCCGTAACTAGATGACGGTTTAGGTGCCGGAGCTCCGTAACTCGAAGATGGAGGTCCGTAACTAGATGATGGTTTGGGTGCCGGAGCTCCGTAACTCGACGATGGAGGTCCGTAACTAGATGAGGGTTTAGGTGCCGGGGCACCGTAGCTCGACGATGGCCTGGCAGCCCCGTGGCTCGACGATGGTGCACCGTAGCTAGAGGAAGGTCTAGGTGGCCCATAACTTGACGACGGCTTCGGTGGTCCGTAGCTCGAAGATGGCTTGGGAGGCCCATAGCTGCTTGAAGGCCTAGGGGCGCCGTAGGAAGAGGATGGTCTGCCGCCGCTGCTTGACGGCGGTAGGTATGATGAACTCAGCGGTGCTGAAGGCAAacgattgtatttttttacattttttattatatgaattgaattttcttttttaattgaaat
Above is a genomic segment from Papilio machaon chromosome 9, ilPapMach1.1, whole genome shotgun sequence containing:
- the LOC106709907 gene encoding pro-resilin, translated to MPHDFCTSCSPLNICLLCLQLFALLLAAAVSSGVTRKHYKREAPLSSSYLPPSSSGGRPSSSYGAPRPSSSYGPPKPSSSYGPPKPSSSYGPPRPSSSYGAPSSSHGAARPSSSYGAPAPKPSSSYGPPSSSYGAPAPKPSSSYGPPSSSYGAPAPKPSSSYGAPSSSYGAPAHKPSSSYGTPSSSYGAPAPSSSYGAPSSSYGAPSASSHGSSAPSSSYGAPSSGSQGFSVPSSSYGAPSSSYGAPSSSSHSAPSSSYGAPSSSYGAPSSGSHGSSAPSSSYGAPSSSYGAPSSGSHGGFAPSSSYSPPSTSYGTPAKPPATSYGVPTGPSTSYGAPKPSSSYGTPSSSYGAPSSSFGAPSVGHGGGFSSSGGSAFGSSGFGGSSFGNSGPSSSYGAPSVSAPSSSYGPPSTSYGTPSSSYSTSNSGHSSGGHGSGGYSTSGSGGFSASGSSSGGHSSSGHGSGGYSYSGAGGFSSDGAGSYSSSGAGSFSSGGSGGYASSGAGSYSASGAGGYSSGGASGGYASAGSGGYSSGGSSNGGGYSTGGAGHGGATGGGYSSGVPATINQSYDSNGGYVY